GGTTTATTAAGCCGTTTGAATTTCCGGTGATGGCTTTACTCGTTTCTGGGGGACATACAGAATTAGTTTATATGCAAGCGGATGGTCAGTTTGAAATTATCGGCGAAACTCGCGATGATGCCGCTGGTGAAGCTTATGATAAAATCGGTCGCGTTTTAGGCGTGCCCTATCCAGCCGGAAAAGTGATCGATGAAATGGCGCATCAAGGTCAAGATACGTTTAAGTTTCCGCGGGCCATGATTGATGAAGCTAATTTTGATTTTAGTTTTAGTGGGTTAAAGAGTGCTTTTATCAATACGGTTCATCATGCTGATCAGATTGGTGAAACTTTGGATAAGAATGATTTAGCGGCTAGTTTTCAAGCGAGCGTGGTTGATGTTTTAACGAGCAAAACGATGCGCGTTTTAGAAAAGTACCCGGTTAAACAATTGGTATTAGCTGGCGGAGTTGCAGCTAATCAAGGGTTACGCGAACGCTTACAAAAGGTTTTACCAGTCAAGTTTCCAAATACGGAATTATTATTAGCGCCTTTAAAATTATGTGGTGATAATGGGGCCATGATTGGTGCCGCCGCTTATGTGCAATATCAACATAAGCAGTTTGGTGATGCGACGTTAAATGCTGATCCAAGCTTAGAATTTGATTGGATGCCTAATATGGTTCACTAAAAATGACCGTTACTAAAACAGTCGCTGCAAGAAATTACAACTTGCAACGACTGTTTGGTAGCGGTCTTTTTATATTAAACTAGCTTTTCCAAAGCTTCAGCTTGTTCAGTCCAGTCATTTTCGGCCTGTTCATGTGTGGCGTTAACTTGTTCCAATTGTTGTTGAAATTCTTGTAATTTTGTCGCATCAGCAAAGACGGCTGGTTGTGACATCTGTTCTTGAATTTCAGTAGCCTCAGTTTCTAAGTCACTCATTCGTTGTTCCAGGGACGCAACTGAACGTTCTAACTTGCGCTTAGTTCGCTGTTGTTGTTTGCTAGCTTGATAGGTTTGCTGTCCCTTGGATTGGCTCACTGGTGCGCCAGCTTCGCTGATAGCAGTGGTCGTGGCGCTGGTGGCATTAGCCGCCGCTTCACTAGCGGCCAATTCAGCTAACTCAGCTTGTTCCTGCTTTTTATCAATATAGTAATCATAGTCACCTAAGAATAATTCTGTGCCAGTTGGGGATACTTCAACGACACTGGTGGCAACTTGATTAATGAAATAACGGTCATGTGAGACGAACAAAAGCGTGCCATCAAAATCGTTAAGTGCAACTTCCAATACTTCACGACTGTCAATATCCAAGTGATTGGTCGGTTCGTCTAAAATTAAAAAGTTATCATTTTCCATAGCTAACTTGGTCAGTAGTAAACGGGCCCGTTCACCCCCGGATAAGGACCCGATTGATTTATCGACATCGGCACCAGTAAACAAGAAACTGCCTAAAATGGTCCGAATATCTTTTTCAGGAGTGGTCGCATGTTCGTCCCAAAGTTCACTAAGGACGGTTTTTTTAGCATGCAAATTCTTTTGTTCCTGATCGTAATAACCGGTAACGACATTGGTCCCGAAGACCGCTTGCCCCTTGATAAATGGAATTTGACCCAGAATACTTTTCAGCAAGGTTGATTTACCAATTCCATTGGGTCCCACGATGGCGATGGCT
This genomic window from Lactobacillus sp. CBA3606 contains:
- the tsaD gene encoding tRNA (adenosine(37)-N6)-threonylcarbamoyltransferase complex transferase subunit TsaD, whose amino-acid sequence is MEKQNLILAFESSCDETSVAVIADGQTILSNVIATQINSHKRFGGVVPEVASRHHIEQITLCIEAALTEAKVTYDDLDAVAVTYGPGLVGALLVGVNAAKTVAYAHHLPLIPVNHMAGHIYAARFIKPFEFPVMALLVSGGHTELVYMQADGQFEIIGETRDDAAGEAYDKIGRVLGVPYPAGKVIDEMAHQGQDTFKFPRAMIDEANFDFSFSGLKSAFINTVHHADQIGETLDKNDLAASFQASVVDVLTSKTMRVLEKYPVKQLVLAGGVAANQGLRERLQKVLPVKFPNTELLLAPLKLCGDNGAMIGAAAYVQYQHKQFGDATLNADPSLEFDWMPNMVH